A region of Tolypothrix sp. NIES-4075 DNA encodes the following proteins:
- a CDS encoding class I SAM-dependent methyltransferase, whose translation MTKQTLGLEQHIYDYLLSVSLREPEILQQLRQETDQHPLSQMQISPEQGQFMAFLVQLMGAKKTLEVGVFTGYSSLIVALALPPSGKVVACDVSEEYTAIARRYWQQAGVADKIDLHIAPAMDTLDRLLANGEAETFDFAFIDADKSSYDDYYERALQLVRPGGLIAIDNVLSSGRVADAQVQDNRTNTFRALNQKLHQDSRITLSLVPIADGLTLALKLPQSSS comes from the coding sequence TCAGTATCTCTGCGAGAACCAGAAATTCTACAGCAACTACGCCAAGAAACTGACCAACATCCACTTTCACAAATGCAAATTTCTCCCGAACAGGGACAATTTATGGCGTTCCTGGTGCAGTTGATGGGTGCTAAGAAAACTTTAGAAGTAGGGGTATTTACAGGTTATAGTTCGCTGATAGTTGCATTGGCGTTACCACCATCTGGTAAAGTTGTCGCTTGTGATGTCAGTGAAGAATATACAGCGATCGCTCGCCGTTATTGGCAGCAAGCAGGTGTGGCTGATAAAATTGACTTGCACATCGCTCCGGCAATGGATACTTTAGATCGATTGCTGGCAAATGGTGAAGCAGAAACTTTTGATTTTGCTTTCATCGATGCCGACAAAAGCAGCTATGACGATTATTATGAACGAGCATTACAATTAGTGCGTCCGGGTGGATTGATAGCGATCGATAATGTACTATCGTCAGGGCGCGTCGCCGATGCCCAAGTGCAAGACAACAGAACTAACACTTTTCGCGCCCTCAATCAAAAGCTACATCAAGACTCCCGAATTACTCTTAGCTTAGTGCCGATCGCTGATGGTTTGACTTTGGCGTTAAAGCTTCCTC